A stretch of Desulfitobacterium dichloroeliminans LMG P-21439 DNA encodes these proteins:
- the nrfD gene encoding NrfD/PsrC family molybdoenzyme membrane anchor subunit gives MEWHAPWDIRVTLDLFLGGLGVGLFLLSALLTVYDKNRYHKLAAMGAYLAPVLVGGGVLFLLSELGRPTRFISTLYNFNPQSITSWGSIVQMLFVILSLIYAWLYFKNSTSSSLFKGVMGFGSVFALLVGGYHGLLLSSLGRPLWVGGMVTALFLVSSLLGGTALMIIIKELGVSFGVPKNASSEVASATDGKGFNFSFLVCILSALQLILVVSWQVSMTHSGLEPAATYSNLMDQYRGWWIGLVLICGLILPLLGSLYSLIKDKTAEMSKGMGLALSVLIITGGFTFKHLVLIAGQIKLPFLF, from the coding sequence ATGGAATGGCATGCTCCATGGGACATCCGTGTAACGCTGGATCTGTTCCTCGGTGGGTTGGGAGTCGGATTATTCCTCCTCTCAGCCCTGCTCACAGTCTATGACAAAAATCGTTACCACAAACTTGCGGCAATGGGGGCTTATTTAGCTCCAGTCCTTGTCGGTGGAGGGGTTCTCTTCCTTCTATCCGAGCTTGGTCGACCCACACGCTTTATCTCCACTCTGTACAATTTTAATCCCCAATCCATCACCTCTTGGGGAAGTATTGTCCAAATGCTTTTCGTTATCCTTTCGTTAATCTACGCTTGGCTCTATTTCAAAAATAGCACCTCTAGTTCTCTATTTAAGGGCGTAATGGGATTCGGTTCAGTATTCGCTCTTTTAGTCGGCGGGTATCACGGTCTTTTACTTTCATCCCTTGGACGCCCTCTCTGGGTCGGTGGTATGGTGACAGCACTGTTTCTTGTATCTTCCCTATTAGGTGGCACTGCGCTAATGATTATAATCAAGGAGTTAGGAGTCTCCTTCGGGGTTCCTAAAAACGCCTCTAGCGAAGTAGCCTCTGCTACTGACGGTAAAGGCTTCAATTTCAGCTTCCTAGTGTGTATTCTAAGTGCTCTTCAGCTGATTCTTGTTGTAAGTTGGCAGGTCTCCATGACCCACAGTGGTTTAGAACCAGCGGCTACCTACAGTAATCTTATGGATCAGTATCGTGGATGGTGGATTGGCTTAGTCCTAATCTGTGGTTTGATTCTTCCTTTACTCGGCAGTTTATACTCTTTAATCAAAGACAAGACGGCAGAAATGTCCAAGGGAATGGGGCTAGCGCTTTCCGTCCTCATTATCACTGGCGGATTTACCTTTAAGCATCTTGTTCTTATAGCAGGCCAAATAAAACTACCTTTTCTTTTCTAA
- a CDS encoding superoxide dismutase, whose product MSHQLPELPYAYNALEPVYDEATVRLHHDAHHKTYVDGLNNAEAKLAEAREKGDFSLVKHWERELAFHGSGHLLHTLFWMNMSPQGGRTPSDALAARINQDFNSFEGFKNQFSAAAVAVEGSGWAVLVWNPEFQKLEILQAEKHQNLTQWGVAPLLTVDVWEHAYYLKYQNKRAAWVEAWWSLVNWTDVEERFAKVR is encoded by the coding sequence ATGTCTCACCAACTCCCAGAACTACCCTATGCCTATAATGCCTTGGAGCCTGTTTATGACGAGGCTACTGTGCGCCTCCATCATGACGCCCATCACAAAACCTACGTGGACGGGCTAAATAATGCAGAGGCCAAGCTTGCGGAAGCACGCGAAAAAGGAGATTTCTCCTTAGTTAAGCATTGGGAACGAGAATTGGCCTTCCATGGTTCCGGTCACCTACTGCACACCTTGTTCTGGATGAACATGAGTCCTCAAGGTGGAAGAACCCCAAGCGACGCTTTAGCAGCGAGAATCAATCAAGATTTCAACTCTTTTGAGGGTTTTAAGAACCAATTCTCAGCAGCCGCCGTAGCCGTTGAAGGCTCAGGTTGGGCGGTCCTTGTCTGGAATCCAGAATTCCAGAAACTAGAGATATTACAAGCGGAAAAACACCAAAACCTTACCCAATGGGGCGTAGCGCCACTTTTGACGGTGGATGTCTGGGAGCATGCTTATTATCTTAAATACCAGAATAAGCGAGCAGCTTGGGTAGAAGCTTGGTGGAGTCTTGTCAACTGGACGGATGTTGAAGAACGGTTTGCTAAGGTGAGATAA
- the phoU gene encoding phosphate signaling complex protein PhoU → MSNRNVFDNSLEELNQKVFRLGKIVNSRVDASMQSLVKQDLELANQVVTGDLEVNEIQSQIEESCMLLIATQQPMATDLRKIVAAFKLSINLERIGDLAVDIAKHTIRTGEQKALKPLVDLPRMADIVQQMVVLGIEAYKMEDAEAAIAMAKMDDEVDHLYAQVFRELLVFMMEDPKTISQATYLIFVGRFLERMGDYCTNIAEEVVYVETGKRSDLNL, encoded by the coding sequence TTGAGTAATCGGAATGTATTTGATAATTCCTTGGAAGAGCTCAATCAAAAAGTATTTAGATTAGGCAAAATAGTAAATTCTCGGGTGGATGCTTCCATGCAATCTTTGGTTAAACAGGATTTAGAACTCGCCAATCAAGTGGTAACAGGAGATTTAGAAGTCAACGAAATTCAATCACAGATAGAAGAAAGTTGTATGCTTTTGATTGCAACCCAGCAACCCATGGCTACGGATTTACGCAAAATAGTTGCTGCTTTTAAGCTATCTATTAATCTGGAGAGAATTGGCGATTTAGCTGTTGATATAGCAAAACATACGATTCGCACGGGAGAGCAAAAAGCTCTAAAGCCTTTGGTTGATTTGCCGAGAATGGCAGATATTGTCCAACAGATGGTTGTTTTAGGAATTGAAGCTTATAAGATGGAAGATGCAGAAGCCGCTATAGCCATGGCTAAAATGGATGATGAGGTAGATCATCTCTATGCACAAGTCTTCCGTGAGTTGCTTGTGTTCATGATGGAAGACCCTAAAACGATTAGTCAAGCCACGTATCTTATTTTCGTTGGACGTTTTCTGGAAAGAATGGGAGATTATTGTACCAACATCGCCGAAGAAGTCGTATACGTGGAAACCGGGAAAAGGTCAGATCTTAATCTCTAG
- the pstC gene encoding phosphate ABC transporter permease subunit PstC, with protein MDDKTKVRDIIRTNISTKRQTSDKVMPSFFLLMASVSVITTLGIIAVLVVDASKFFSAVPLTEVFSTKLAPLSANPSYGILPLITGTLMTTIIAMIVAVPIGLGAAIYLSQFASSKLRRILKPMMEILAGIPTIVYGFFAYSFVTPLLMNVIPSLQAKNALSPGIVMGIMIIPMIASLSEDAMNSVPEIMREGALGLGATKLETTFNVVVPAAISGIMASIVLGVSRAIGETMIVTIASGSSKNFTFDITQSMQTMTAYIVEFTSGDAGGGTLGYYSLYAVGLVLFIFTLLINLLAQYISRKYREVY; from the coding sequence ATGGATGATAAAACAAAGGTAAGAGATATAATCCGGACGAATATTTCAACAAAAAGACAGACTTCTGACAAGGTGATGCCAAGCTTCTTTTTGCTAATGGCATCGGTATCTGTTATAACCACCCTTGGTATTATTGCAGTCTTGGTCGTGGATGCTTCGAAATTCTTTAGTGCAGTCCCCTTGACGGAAGTATTTAGCACAAAACTAGCGCCACTAAGTGCAAATCCTTCATATGGCATTTTGCCTTTGATAACTGGAACCTTAATGACGACCATCATTGCCATGATTGTTGCTGTGCCGATAGGGCTTGGAGCGGCGATTTATTTAAGCCAATTTGCCTCTAGTAAGTTGCGCAGAATTTTAAAACCAATGATGGAGATTTTAGCGGGTATCCCAACCATAGTCTATGGTTTTTTTGCTTATTCTTTTGTTACTCCCTTGCTCATGAATGTGATTCCATCTCTCCAAGCTAAAAATGCCTTGAGTCCAGGAATTGTGATGGGGATCATGATAATTCCCATGATTGCTTCCTTATCCGAGGATGCCATGAACTCGGTGCCGGAAATCATGAGGGAAGGTGCCCTCGGTTTGGGAGCGACAAAGTTGGAAACGACTTTCAATGTAGTTGTACCTGCGGCTATTTCAGGCATCATGGCTTCCATTGTCTTGGGGGTATCGAGAGCTATCGGCGAGACAATGATTGTGACCATTGCAAGCGGAAGCTCGAAGAATTTTACTTTTGATATTACCCAATCCATGCAGACCATGACCGCCTACATTGTAGAATTTACAAGCGGAGACGCAGGGGGCGGAACATTAGGGTACTACAGTCTCTATGCTGTAGGATTAGTGCTCTTTATCTTTACTTTGCTGATAAACCTCCTTGCCCAGTATATATCCCGTAAGTACAGAGAGGTGTATTGA
- a CDS encoding ATP-binding protein has protein sequence MTIIKKLIYWPQSAPIKLKIMGIVILFVSLLGLIVMMETRSHMQQILREQLEQRGRAIASDVAARSTNPMLVGDSFSLYEIAQGLSSHYEDIRYLMIFDKTGELVIHTFGEGIPSGLLDLRFIPANLSYDDTISFDSNEGEIIDVLVPIAEGKVGWLRLGMSEVSIYSSIDQLSQLLLITTVIISLLGILGAILISHLVTKPIRDLATASQGIALGDYSLRVSTYGADEITDLGHNFNAMTTSIQSYAKEREALVEELQAKESVRQELLKKVISAQEDERKRISRELHDETSQSLTSLILGLKYLSEQEDLEKRPAMVSELKDLASSTLKEVHRIAVELRPTVLDDMGLVPAIDRFVNFFKHQYRLDVDFHVQNKIQNRLPSEIEITLYRIVQEALINVAKYAEAQNASIVLEIRQEYVNLIVEDDGRGFDVDLVLKSSASDSHLGIAGMHERTSLLGGEFTIESSPNQGTTVYVRIPMERRDVNDSSN, from the coding sequence ATGACCATCATAAAAAAGTTAATTTATTGGCCACAGTCTGCTCCCATTAAACTAAAAATCATGGGAATTGTTATTCTCTTTGTCTCTCTCCTGGGACTGATCGTCATGATGGAGACTCGCTCCCATATGCAGCAGATTTTAAGGGAGCAATTAGAGCAAAGAGGACGGGCTATCGCCAGTGATGTAGCAGCACGAAGCACCAATCCCATGCTGGTTGGAGATTCCTTTTCCTTATATGAAATCGCTCAGGGCCTTTCTTCTCATTACGAAGATATCCGTTATCTTATGATTTTTGATAAAACTGGCGAACTAGTTATTCATACTTTTGGGGAAGGCATTCCTAGTGGTCTTTTGGATTTGAGGTTCATTCCAGCTAACCTTTCTTATGATGATACTATATCCTTTGACTCGAATGAGGGAGAGATTATCGATGTACTTGTCCCCATCGCCGAGGGAAAAGTGGGCTGGCTGCGACTTGGTATGTCAGAGGTTAGCATCTATAGCAGCATCGACCAATTATCCCAATTGCTCCTTATTACAACTGTTATTATTTCCCTACTAGGAATCTTAGGTGCGATTCTTATCTCTCATCTAGTTACAAAACCCATTCGCGATTTGGCTACCGCCAGCCAGGGAATTGCTCTTGGTGATTACAGTCTTCGAGTATCTACTTATGGTGCAGACGAAATTACCGACTTAGGACACAATTTTAACGCCATGACCACCAGTATTCAAAGTTATGCCAAGGAACGGGAAGCTTTGGTCGAAGAATTACAAGCCAAAGAATCCGTCCGCCAAGAACTACTCAAGAAGGTCATCTCAGCTCAAGAAGATGAACGCAAACGCATTTCTCGAGAGCTTCATGACGAGACCAGCCAAAGCCTAACTTCGCTTATACTCGGCCTAAAGTACCTTAGTGAGCAGGAAGATCTAGAGAAACGCCCAGCGATGGTTTCAGAACTAAAGGATCTTGCTTCCTCTACTTTAAAGGAAGTACACCGTATTGCAGTTGAACTTCGGCCTACAGTTCTTGATGATATGGGTTTGGTTCCAGCTATCGATCGCTTTGTGAACTTCTTCAAACACCAGTACCGTCTTGATGTGGATTTCCATGTACAAAATAAAATCCAAAATCGTTTGCCTAGCGAAATCGAAATTACTCTCTACCGGATTGTCCAAGAGGCCTTAATCAATGTGGCAAAGTATGCTGAAGCTCAAAATGCCAGTATAGTCCTAGAAATTCGGCAGGAATATGTGAATCTCATTGTTGAGGATGATGGAAGGGGCTTCGATGTGGACTTAGTCCTTAAATCTTCGGCAAGTGATAGTCATCTAGGAATTGCCGGCATGCATGAAAGGACTTCGCTCTTGGGTGGTGAGTTTACCATCGAGTCTTCACCTAATCAAGGTACCACAGTGTATGTGCGTATACCTATGGAAAGGAGAGATGTTAATGACTCTTCAAATTAG
- the speD gene encoding adenosylmethionine decarboxylase, with translation MEVKPIKRLKLYGFNNLTKTLSFNMYDICYAKTPEHRDAYIQYIDEEYNADRLTNIATEVARIVGATILNIAKQDYDPQGASVTMLIAEEHMDPEHPDDNHLERMYTGKEVPLPDAVVAHLDKSHITVHTYPESHPHGGISTFRADIDVSTCGQISPLKALNFLIESFGPDIVVADYRVRGFTRDVDGRKVFIDHKINSIQNYINRKYRDIYQMIDVTVFQENIFHTKMIIKDFDLDNYLFGTAKKELSIGDKRKIKLKLKKEMSEIFYGKNMPRI, from the coding sequence TTGGAAGTAAAACCAATAAAAAGGCTAAAGCTCTACGGGTTTAATAATCTTACCAAAACTTTGAGCTTTAATATGTACGATATATGCTATGCTAAAACTCCTGAACATCGCGATGCTTACATCCAATATATTGATGAGGAATATAATGCAGACCGCTTGACCAATATCGCAACTGAGGTAGCCCGTATCGTCGGAGCCACTATCTTAAATATCGCCAAGCAAGATTATGACCCTCAAGGGGCTAGTGTAACGATGCTCATTGCAGAAGAGCATATGGATCCTGAGCATCCGGACGATAATCATCTCGAACGCATGTATACGGGCAAAGAGGTACCTCTACCCGATGCCGTGGTTGCCCACTTGGATAAAAGCCATATCACCGTGCACACCTATCCTGAAAGCCATCCCCACGGCGGAATATCCACTTTCCGAGCGGATATTGATGTCTCCACCTGCGGGCAGATTTCCCCACTGAAGGCCCTTAATTTTCTGATTGAAAGCTTTGGTCCAGATATCGTTGTCGCCGATTATCGAGTTCGTGGATTCACTCGTGATGTTGACGGAAGAAAGGTTTTCATTGACCATAAGATTAATTCTATCCAAAATTACATCAATCGGAAGTATCGAGATATTTACCAGATGATCGATGTCACAGTCTTTCAGGAAAATATCTTCCATACTAAAATGATTATCAAGGACTTCGATCTCGACAACTACCTCTTTGGTACAGCTAAAAAAGAGCTTTCCATCGGTGATAAACGCAAAATCAAGCTAAAGCTCAAAAAGGAAATGTCTGAGATTTTCTATGGTAAGAACATGCCAAGAATTTAG
- a CDS encoding PspC domain-containing protein, whose protein sequence is MTDKLYRSGTDKKLGGVCGGLAEYFDIDSTLIRLVVLLAFFMGGVGLLLYIVAWVVIPENPSYRSGATYRNGGNVVDDMKESVQDIGSSAQSFAHDLKSVNPSHRKRYIGIGLMILGVIFLLDQWFPYVFDWGKMWPLILILMGIGIILRRD, encoded by the coding sequence ATGACAGATAAATTATACCGCTCAGGAACTGATAAAAAGCTGGGCGGGGTTTGTGGGGGACTAGCTGAGTACTTTGATATCGATTCAACCTTAATCCGATTAGTAGTACTGCTTGCTTTTTTCATGGGGGGAGTCGGCCTGCTTCTCTATATCGTGGCTTGGGTTGTGATTCCCGAGAACCCGAGCTACCGGTCGGGGGCCACTTATCGCAATGGTGGAAATGTAGTGGATGATATGAAAGAAAGTGTTCAGGACATTGGAAGTTCGGCCCAGAGCTTTGCTCACGATCTTAAGTCGGTCAATCCGTCCCATAGGAAGAGGTATATCGGAATTGGTTTGATGATTCTCGGGGTCATTTTTCTCCTGGACCAATGGTTTCCCTACGTCTTCGATTGGGGGAAAATGTGGCCTCTGATTTTAATTCTGATGGGTATCGGAATCATTTTGAGGAGGGACTAG
- a CDS encoding LiaI-LiaF-like domain-containing protein translates to MRQAVDSVFKGLFLILLGLVFLANMYGFLPWDFWSNVVDLWPLLLIFAGVALLLNKRIPFSSILIVFLLALVGYSFVQSSPSLTSKLPQGKVSGGQFIEISAPLEENVKKAELILNLGGVTMDVQGIEGESQSDQVVNGSYTWRGRMGSGQPEFSHKTSGDTTRVQFNSEKRTGSGESKIQLNLSDQVLYNRVNLNSGAVSGTMDFSRLRIEDLEINSGASDIQLRFGDTGVTTKVELSTGATELDLVVPENIGLKINISGIASETNFAGDGLILSSEDWVTPNYNDAKTKIEMDISMVAGKVNLERLTVPGDSTEDTQSRQTKTW, encoded by the coding sequence ATGCGCCAAGCGGTGGACTCAGTGTTTAAAGGTTTGTTTTTAATTCTTTTGGGACTCGTTTTTTTAGCAAACATGTATGGCTTTTTGCCTTGGGATTTTTGGAGCAATGTTGTTGATCTTTGGCCCTTACTTTTGATTTTTGCTGGGGTTGCTTTGTTGCTAAATAAGCGTATTCCTTTTAGTTCGATCCTTATCGTGTTTCTGCTTGCTCTTGTGGGGTATTCCTTTGTCCAAAGCAGCCCTTCCTTAACGAGCAAGCTGCCACAAGGTAAGGTAAGTGGGGGACAGTTTATAGAAATCTCCGCACCCTTGGAGGAGAATGTAAAGAAGGCTGAGCTCATCCTAAACTTGGGAGGAGTGACCATGGATGTACAGGGAATCGAAGGAGAGTCCCAATCCGATCAAGTAGTCAACGGCTCCTACACATGGAGAGGGCGCATGGGGAGTGGACAGCCTGAGTTTTCTCATAAAACCAGTGGGGATACTACACGTGTCCAATTCAATTCTGAAAAAAGAACCGGTTCAGGAGAAAGCAAAATCCAGCTGAACCTTTCGGATCAAGTGCTCTATAATCGTGTGAATCTTAATTCAGGGGCTGTGAGCGGAACCATGGATTTTAGCCGATTGCGGATTGAAGATCTGGAGATCAATTCAGGAGCCAGTGATATCCAGTTGAGGTTTGGAGACACTGGGGTCACGACAAAAGTCGAACTCAGTACAGGAGCTACCGAGTTGGATCTTGTGGTCCCCGAAAATATAGGTTTGAAAATCAATATTAGCGGAATCGCCAGTGAAACAAATTTTGCAGGGGATGGACTTATCCTAAGCTCAGAGGATTGGGTAACCCCGAATTATAATGATGCTAAAACGAAGATTGAGATGGATATCTCTATGGTTGCCGGAAAAGTTAATTTAGAACGCCTAACGGTACCGGGAGATTCGACTGAAGATACTCAATCTCGACAAACCAAAACCTGGTAA
- a CDS encoding PstS family phosphate ABC transporter substrate-binding protein: MFKKKVLAAIVSLGLVFSLAGCGQTSAPKDQTNTPPAEALAEKLSGSVIIDGSGTVFPLMANIAENYMTEKQPDVSVQVGRAGSSAGFKKFITGETDLSDASRKVKDSEVDELKAKGLEMGANVMEIKLAYDGLTVVINKDNTWAKELTKDEVIKMFTAKAVKADDKVFWSDIRSDWPKEEVKFYGPNENHGTYEFFYENILKKKDMVASVNLQQEYSTLVDLVSQDKNAIAFFGYGYYASNTDKLQAVAVDFGQGPVAPGLGTIGEDLGYAGFTRLVYTYLNLNYAKEKPQILDYAKYVVSPEGAAKLAAENGFAPLPESVYAEYTAVLEAVK, from the coding sequence ATGTTTAAAAAGAAAGTTCTTGCGGCAATCGTTAGCTTAGGTTTAGTTTTTAGTTTAGCCGGATGCGGACAGACTAGCGCACCAAAAGATCAGACAAATACTCCACCTGCAGAAGCTCTAGCTGAGAAGCTAAGCGGAAGCGTTATCATCGACGGTTCTGGTACTGTATTCCCCCTCATGGCCAATATAGCTGAAAACTATATGACCGAAAAGCAACCAGATGTCAGTGTTCAGGTCGGACGCGCAGGATCCAGTGCTGGATTTAAAAAGTTCATTACTGGCGAAACTGATTTGTCCGATGCTTCCAGAAAAGTTAAAGATTCTGAAGTAGACGAACTCAAAGCCAAAGGCCTGGAAATGGGCGCCAATGTTATGGAAATCAAACTTGCTTATGACGGACTGACCGTTGTAATCAATAAGGACAACACTTGGGCTAAAGAATTGACTAAAGACGAAGTCATTAAGATGTTTACCGCCAAAGCCGTGAAGGCAGATGACAAAGTTTTTTGGTCTGATATTCGTTCCGATTGGCCGAAAGAAGAGGTCAAGTTCTATGGACCGAATGAAAATCATGGGACCTATGAATTTTTCTATGAAAACATCTTAAAGAAAAAAGATATGGTTGCTTCTGTTAACTTACAACAAGAATATTCCACCTTGGTTGACTTGGTTTCTCAAGATAAAAACGCGATTGCTTTCTTTGGCTATGGATACTACGCTAGCAACACTGATAAATTACAAGCTGTAGCGGTTGACTTCGGTCAAGGCCCTGTTGCTCCTGGCCTGGGAACAATCGGTGAAGACCTTGGTTATGCTGGATTTACTAGACTTGTATACACTTATTTGAACCTGAACTATGCAAAAGAAAAACCACAAATACTTGATTATGCTAAATATGTAGTTTCCCCTGAAGGTGCTGCAAAATTAGCTGCAGAAAACGGATTTGCTCCCCTGCCTGAATCAGTTTATGCAGAGTACACCGCAGTTCTAGAAGCAGTTAAGTAG
- the phnD gene encoding phosphate/phosphite/phosphonate ABC transporter substrate-binding protein: MTDKLFTRREAIWVGTLSLLQLGILTSASVGWWDFEPIKKQPNVNFANLHEPPKELGNNGNELLRIAVASVISPMENVDLYGDLLNLLGERVDMQAQMVQRENYSDTNHLIENGDVQVAFICSGALLGKDKAEQAERILVAPEIAGSSKYRSYIIVPANSPAHFLNDLKGQTFAYTDPLSFSGRIAPQYMLKQAGYNPSFFFSKTIYTYSHDNSIKAVAEGLVEGAAVDSLIYDLTLSRRPELLDKIKIIDQSEEVGNPPVVVSSQIDPELRARIKNVLLTLHLDDEGRNALRLLQFDRFVHADLDLYDRVWEMSREVGAG, from the coding sequence ATGACGGATAAGCTTTTTACACGTAGGGAAGCAATCTGGGTCGGAACCCTTAGCCTATTGCAGTTGGGTATCCTTACCTCCGCCTCTGTGGGTTGGTGGGATTTTGAGCCAATAAAAAAACAACCTAACGTAAATTTTGCAAACCTCCATGAACCACCGAAGGAACTAGGAAATAATGGAAACGAACTTCTTCGCATTGCAGTAGCTTCTGTCATTTCCCCTATGGAGAACGTGGATTTGTATGGGGATTTGTTAAATCTACTAGGAGAACGGGTGGACATGCAAGCTCAAATGGTCCAGCGGGAAAATTACTCTGACACCAACCATCTCATTGAAAATGGGGATGTTCAAGTCGCCTTTATATGCTCTGGCGCCCTTCTCGGCAAGGATAAGGCTGAACAAGCTGAACGGATCTTGGTTGCCCCTGAAATAGCAGGTTCATCTAAGTATCGTTCTTATATTATCGTCCCCGCAAACTCCCCCGCCCATTTTCTGAATGATTTGAAAGGACAGACCTTTGCCTATACAGATCCACTCTCCTTCTCTGGGCGCATCGCCCCCCAATATATGTTAAAACAGGCTGGTTACAATCCTTCGTTCTTTTTCAGTAAAACAATATATACCTATAGTCATGATAATTCCATAAAAGCTGTCGCCGAAGGTCTTGTGGAAGGGGCTGCTGTAGACAGTTTAATCTATGACCTCACCTTATCCCGCCGACCTGAGCTTTTAGACAAAATTAAAATAATTGATCAATCAGAAGAAGTGGGGAATCCTCCCGTAGTAGTTTCCTCCCAGATTGATCCAGAACTACGAGCCCGCATTAAGAACGTCCTCCTCACCCTGCACTTGGATGATGAAGGACGTAACGCCTTACGTCTACTACAATTTGATCGATTCGTTCATGCAGATTTGGATCTATATGATCGGGTTTGGGAAATGTCTCGGGAAGTGGGGGCCGGTTAA
- a CDS encoding response regulator: MTLQIRLFIVDDHSVLRSGLKMILNSQKDMIVIGEAESGAVALTKVKTLNPDIILLDISMPDMSGLEALEKIRKTCSAKVLMLTMHNDEKYLQEALKAGANGYVLKQAADTELLQAIREVAKGEIYLDSTLAQNLVKSMYCPHKETKNSDSHLTEREKEVLRYVALGYTNKEIGESLLVSVKTVETHKARIMEKIQCQKRSDLVRYAIENGYIST; this comes from the coding sequence ATGACTCTTCAAATTAGGCTATTTATCGTAGACGATCACTCAGTTCTCCGTAGTGGACTGAAAATGATTCTTAACTCACAAAAGGATATGATTGTCATCGGGGAAGCAGAGTCAGGAGCCGTTGCTCTCACCAAGGTCAAAACATTAAATCCTGATATTATCTTACTGGATATTTCAATGCCTGATATGAGTGGGCTGGAGGCATTGGAAAAAATCCGGAAGACCTGCTCAGCAAAAGTATTGATGCTTACGATGCATAACGATGAAAAATACTTACAAGAGGCCTTAAAAGCGGGTGCCAATGGTTATGTTCTTAAGCAGGCGGCCGATACAGAGTTACTTCAAGCTATTCGTGAGGTTGCGAAAGGTGAAATTTATCTAGATTCTACCTTGGCTCAAAATCTAGTGAAGTCCATGTACTGCCCCCACAAGGAAACCAAAAACTCCGACTCGCATCTTACTGAACGAGAAAAAGAAGTCCTGCGTTATGTAGCCTTAGGCTACACTAATAAAGAAATCGGCGAATCCCTTTTAGTCAGTGTTAAAACAGTAGAAACTCATAAAGCGCGCATTATGGAAAAGATTCAATGTCAGAAACGCTCAGATCTTGTCCGGTATGCGATAGAAAACGGGTACATCTCTACCTAA
- a CDS encoding response regulator transcription factor, whose translation MVKILLVEDDKMIQELITFNLEREGYIVETVDEGKSALEFLKKEKPDLILLDVMLPELDGFEVCKAIRGNIETANLPIIMLSARDEITDKVVGLELGADDYVTKPFSTQELLARIKARIREGKRNLYPEPISLAWGDLEIWPESYLATIRGEYVTLTGKEFELLYLFIKRPNQVFNREYLLQKVWGYTISGDTRTVDVHISNLRSKLKGVAPIIESVRGVGYRLEGSPSKTKNG comes from the coding sequence ATGGTGAAAATTTTACTCGTCGAAGATGATAAGATGATTCAAGAGCTTATCACTTTTAATCTTGAGCGGGAGGGGTATATCGTAGAAACCGTTGATGAGGGAAAAAGTGCGTTGGAGTTTCTGAAAAAAGAGAAACCCGATCTGATTCTCTTGGACGTTATGCTGCCTGAGTTGGATGGCTTTGAAGTTTGTAAGGCTATTCGAGGAAATATCGAGACGGCAAACCTACCCATTATTATGCTGAGTGCCCGTGATGAAATTACAGATAAAGTAGTTGGTTTAGAACTGGGTGCTGATGACTATGTCACCAAACCATTCAGCACACAGGAATTGCTAGCGAGAATCAAAGCGAGGATACGCGAAGGAAAACGAAATTTATATCCCGAACCGATTTCACTTGCTTGGGGAGATCTAGAGATTTGGCCGGAAAGTTATTTGGCAACGATTAGAGGAGAATACGTAACACTTACGGGTAAGGAATTTGAGCTGCTTTATCTTTTTATTAAACGCCCTAATCAAGTATTCAACCGAGAGTACCTCTTGCAGAAGGTTTGGGGATATACTATCAGTGGAGATACGAGAACCGTCGATGTCCATATTAGTAATCTGAGGAGTAAGCTCAAAGGCGTTGCACCCATTATTGAATCTGTACGGGGTGTAGGGTATCGTTTAGAAGGCAGTCCATCGAAGACCAAAAACGGCTAA